CTTTATTAAATGTTCCCCGGAGTTTAGTTAAGTTTTTACAAGCTTTGCAAGCGCAGGGTTATAATGTGGGAACAATTCCCGAAGACGGGGAAGAAATTATTCAAAAAGTTAAATTTGCCGATGATGAAAATCTCTCTAAACAAAATCGTTTATCGATAGAAACTTTAGAAAATTGGCTAGGTTATCTGTTAACTTCTCGCATTGAAAAACACTGGAAATCTCTGAAAGATGCGGGGATAAAAACCATTGGCGACCAGTATCATTTAGGGGGAATTGAGTTAGGTAATATCTGGATTGGAGTGCAGCCACCTTTAGGCATTGCTGGGGATCCGATGCGGTTAATGTTTGAAAAAGATTTAACTCCTCACCCTCAGTATGCAGCCTTTTATCAGTGGTTACAAAAAGATTTTAAGACCGATGCTATCGTTCATTTTGGTATGCACGGAACTGTCGAATGGCTGCCCGGTTCACCCCTAGGAAATACTGGTTATTCTTGGTCAGATATTTTATTAGGAGATTTACCGAATTTATATATTTATGCCGCTAATAATCCCTCGGAATCTATCTTAGCTAAACGTCGCGGTTATGGGGTGTTAATTTCCCATAATGTGCCTCCCTACGGACGAGCGGGATTATATAAAGAATTGATGATTTTACGAGATTTGATTGCCGAGTTTCGAGAAAATCCTGAGAAAAATTACGCTTTAAGAGATAGTATTCTTCAAAAGATTATTGATACAGGTATCTCTAAAGATTGTCCTTTTCTGGAAGCAGAAAAACAGGGAATAGAATTCACTTTAGAAAATGCCAAATTATTTAGCCGCTATGCACTAACCGATTATTTTGTCAAGGTGTATAATTACTTACAAATCGTCGAACAAAGACTATTTTCTTCGGGTTTACACACCCTAGGAACTGCTCCCAACCAGGAAGAATTAAAAGGTTATCTTGATGCTTATTTTACCGATTTATCTGAGCGAGAATTTCAGCAAATTATCGCTGACGAAGCAACCAATGAAAAGCTTAAAGAAGGCATTGCTATTAAAAATTTATTAGGACAAAATAGCGAAGAATTAACTAATCTTTTGCGGGGATTAAATGGGGAATATGTACCACCGGCACCGGGGGGTGATTTACTCCGGGATGGTGCGGGAGTTTTACCCACAGGACGCAATATACACGCTTTGGATCCCTACCGGATGCCTTCCCCCGCAGCCTACACTCGCGGACGAGAAATCGCCAAAAAACTGCTAGAACAAAACTTAACCGAAAAAGGAAAATATCCCGAAACTGTAGCAGTTTTACTCTGGGGATTAGATGTGATTAAAACTAAGGGTGAATCCCTGGGTATTCTCCTAGAATTAGTCGGTGCGGAACCAGTGAAAGAGGGAACGGGAAGAATTGTCAGATATGAATTAAAACCTTTAGGGGAAATTGGACACCCGCGCATCGATATTTTGGCTAATTTATCGGGAATTTTTCGCGATACTTTTATCAATATTATCGAGTTATTGGATGATTTAATGCAGCGGGCAGCCGAGATAGAAGAATCGGAAAATGATAATTATATCCGTAAGCACTATTTAGCCTTAAAAAGTCAAGGGATTGACAATGCCAGCGCTCGTTTATTTTCCAATCCTGCTGGGGATTTTGGCTCTTTAGTTAATGACCAAGTAGTGGAGGGAAATTGGGACAATGACAACGAATTAGCGAAAACTTGGGAAAAGCGTAATGTTTTTAGTTATGGTCGTCAAGATAAGGGACAAGCGCGGCCAGAAGTGCTACAACAGTTATTAAAAACCAGTGAAAGTATTATCCAAGAAATTGACTCGGTAGAATACGGTTTAACCGATATTCAGGAATACTACGGCAACACGGGAGGATTAAAATTAGCCGCAGAAAAACAAAGCGGTAAACGGGTGATGACGAGTTTTGTCGAGAGTTTTTCCAATGATACAACTCCCCGCAAATTAGAGGAGGTTTTGCGCTTAGAATACCGCAGTAAATTACTCAATCCTAAATGGGCTAATGCCATGGTTAATCAAGGTTCCGGTGGGGCCTACGAAATCTCCCAAAGAATGACCGCTTTAATTGGTTGGGGCGGTACGGCTAATTTTAGTGACGATTGGGTGTATGATCAGGCAGCCGATACCTACGCTTTTGATGCAGAAATGGCGGAAAAATTGCGTCAAGCTAATCCCGAAGCTTTCCGTAATATTGTCGGTAGAATGTTAGAAGCACAGGGTCGCGGTTTTTGGCAAGCAGACCCCGACAAATTAGAGAAATTACAGGAATTATATCAATTGACCGATGAAAAGTTAGAAGGGGTTACTTAGGGTTTTTAGGCTGCATCTCATTTTTGTCAATCTACCAAGTTGGGATTTTTACGGGGACACTCTCGGCTAAAATCGGTCA
This portion of the Microcystis aeruginosa NIES-2549 genome encodes:
- the bchH gene encoding magnesium chelatase subunit H; this encodes MKSIVLIVGFETFNRNLYRQSGLLASSKCPDLEVKVFSDKSLTSEPEIVEQALATADVFFASLIFDYDQVTWLRQRAAQIPIRLVFESALELMSLTRLGEFAIGDKPKGMPKPIQFILSKFSSGKEEDKLAGYLSFLKTGPKLLKFIPAKKVQDLRNWLIIYGYWNAGGTENVAAMCWVIAQKYLGLKVQEIPEVIETPNKGLLHPDYQGYFLTPQEYLTWYQKNKSLDKPVVALLLYRKHVISKLPYINQLIRHFETANLIPLPVFINGVEGHTIVRDWLTTDYEIQQRKKGIIETPSLSQDAVTVDAIVSTIGFPLVGGPAGSMEAGRQVEVAKRILSAKNIPYLIAAPLLIQDIYSWTRQGIGGLQSVVLYALPELDGAIDTIPLGGLVGETIYLIPERLQRLTGRLNSWIKLHKTPPQERKIAIILYGFPPGYGAVGTAALLNVPRSLVKFLQALQAQGYNVGTIPEDGEEIIQKVKFADDENLSKQNRLSIETLENWLGYLLTSRIEKHWKSLKDAGIKTIGDQYHLGGIELGNIWIGVQPPLGIAGDPMRLMFEKDLTPHPQYAAFYQWLQKDFKTDAIVHFGMHGTVEWLPGSPLGNTGYSWSDILLGDLPNLYIYAANNPSESILAKRRGYGVLISHNVPPYGRAGLYKELMILRDLIAEFRENPEKNYALRDSILQKIIDTGISKDCPFLEAEKQGIEFTLENAKLFSRYALTDYFVKVYNYLQIVEQRLFSSGLHTLGTAPNQEELKGYLDAYFTDLSEREFQQIIADEATNEKLKEGIAIKNLLGQNSEELTNLLRGLNGEYVPPAPGGDLLRDGAGVLPTGRNIHALDPYRMPSPAAYTRGREIAKKLLEQNLTEKGKYPETVAVLLWGLDVIKTKGESLGILLELVGAEPVKEGTGRIVRYELKPLGEIGHPRIDILANLSGIFRDTFINIIELLDDLMQRAAEIEESENDNYIRKHYLALKSQGIDNASARLFSNPAGDFGSLVNDQVVEGNWDNDNELAKTWEKRNVFSYGRQDKGQARPEVLQQLLKTSESIIQEIDSVEYGLTDIQEYYGNTGGLKLAAEKQSGKRVMTSFVESFSNDTTPRKLEEVLRLEYRSKLLNPKWANAMVNQGSGGAYEISQRMTALIGWGGTANFSDDWVYDQAADTYAFDAEMAEKLRQANPEAFRNIVGRMLEAQGRGFWQADPDKLEKLQELYQLTDEKLEGVT